A region from the Francisella orientalis FNO12 genome encodes:
- a CDS encoding beta-ketoacyl-ACP synthase: MSRVVVTGMSGVTALGSDADTIFESLLAGKVATKRMPWDDIQGLNTKLAAPVTDFKIPNYPRKKIRGMGMVSKLATVATSQALADADLLDKIDILTRGRTGVAYGSCSGSPQPLSDLLMILTDKKIGNVNATTYIKGMSHTCAVNIALFFGLTGRLIPTSSACTSSSQAIGYAYEAIKYGMQDVMVAGGAEELCVSQVAIFDTLFATSQMNDTPSFAPKPFDRDRDGLVIGEGSATLILESLGHAQQRGAKIYAEVVGYGTNCDAEHVTQPTTEKMQIALKLALDDAQITPDMIGYVNAHGTSTEVGDIAESIATREVFGRDISISSLKGYFGHTLGASGSLEAWLTIEMMNRGVFIPNVNLQNVDPRCASLDYLVDKQNIETEYVMTNNFAFGGVNTSLIFKKF; this comes from the coding sequence ATGAGTAGAGTCGTTGTTACCGGTATGTCAGGCGTTACAGCTCTTGGTAGTGATGCTGATACTATTTTTGAATCATTATTAGCTGGAAAAGTCGCAACTAAGAGAATGCCTTGGGATGATATTCAAGGTCTTAATACTAAACTTGCTGCTCCTGTAACAGATTTTAAAATTCCAAATTATCCTCGTAAAAAAATACGTGGTATGGGTATGGTGTCAAAGTTAGCAACCGTAGCAACCTCACAAGCATTAGCAGATGCTGATTTACTTGATAAGATAGATATATTAACTAGAGGTAGAACAGGTGTTGCTTATGGATCATGCTCTGGCAGCCCACAACCATTGTCTGATCTTTTGATGATTCTTACTGACAAAAAAATTGGCAATGTTAATGCAACAACTTATATCAAAGGTATGAGTCATACTTGTGCAGTTAATATAGCTTTATTCTTTGGATTAACTGGTAGATTAATCCCGACATCTAGTGCATGTACCTCAAGTAGTCAAGCTATAGGATATGCTTATGAAGCTATTAAGTATGGTATGCAGGATGTGATGGTTGCTGGTGGAGCAGAAGAACTTTGTGTAAGTCAGGTTGCAATATTTGACACATTATTTGCGACAAGTCAGATGAATGATACGCCAAGTTTTGCACCTAAACCTTTTGATAGAGATAGAGATGGCTTAGTTATAGGAGAGGGTAGTGCTACTTTGATATTAGAGTCATTAGGGCATGCACAACAGCGTGGAGCAAAAATTTATGCGGAGGTTGTAGGTTATGGCACAAATTGTGATGCTGAGCATGTTACACAACCGACAACCGAAAAAATGCAGATTGCTCTTAAACTTGCTTTAGATGATGCACAGATAACACCAGATATGATAGGTTATGTCAATGCTCATGGCACATCGACAGAGGTTGGAGATATAGCTGAGAGTATTGCTACGCGTGAAGTTTTTGGTAGGGATATTAGCATCAGTTCACTAAAAGGTTATTTTGGCCATACATTAGGTGCTAGTGGTTCGCTTGAGGCATGGCTAACTATAGAGATGATGAATAGAGGTGTATTTATCCCAAATGTGAATTTACAAAATGTAGATCCAAGGTGTGCTAGCTTAGACTATCTTGTAGATAAACAAAATATAGAGACTGAGTATGTGATGACTAATAACTTTGCTTTTGGCGGAGTTAATACATCTTTGATTTTCAAAAAATTTTAG
- the groL gene encoding chaperonin GroEL (60 kDa chaperone family; promotes refolding of misfolded polypeptides especially under stressful conditions; forms two stacked rings of heptamers to form a barrel-shaped 14mer; ends can be capped by GroES; misfolded proteins enter the barrel where they are refolded when GroES binds) has protein sequence MAAKQVLFSGEARAKMLDGVNTLANAVKVTLGPKGRNVVLDKAYGAPTITKDGVSVAKEIELEDKFENMGAQIVKEVASKTADVAGDGTTTATVLAQALLTEGLKAVAAGMSPMDLKRGIDKAAAKLVEELKVFSKPCSDTKSIEQVGTISANSDSTVGKLIAEAMAKVGKEGVITVEEGKGFEDELDVVEGMQFNRGYLSPYFATNQENMTTDLESPYILLVDKKISNIRELLPVLEGVSKSGKALLIIAEDVESEALATLVVNNMRGVVKVCAVKAPGFGDRRKAMLEDIAILTGATVISEDLGMKLEEANMEHLGTASRVQVSKDDTTIIDGAGNKDAIANRVNQLKANVAEATSDYDKEKLQERLAKLSGGVAVIRVGAVTEAEMKEKKDRVDDALHATRAAVEEGIVAGGGVALIRAQKALDGLTGDNDDQNHGIALLKKAIEAPLRQIVSNAGGESSVVVNEVKAKEGNYGYNAANDTYGDMVEMGILDPTKVTRSALQHAASIAGLMITTEAMVAEIKEDAPAMPRGGMGGMPGMM, from the coding sequence ATGGCTGCAAAACAAGTTTTATTTTCAGGTGAAGCTCGTGCAAAGATGCTAGATGGTGTTAATACTTTAGCTAATGCTGTAAAAGTTACTTTAGGTCCTAAAGGTCGTAATGTTGTTTTAGACAAAGCTTATGGTGCACCAACAATCACTAAAGATGGTGTATCTGTCGCTAAAGAGATCGAACTAGAAGATAAGTTTGAAAATATGGGTGCTCAAATAGTTAAAGAAGTAGCTTCTAAAACTGCAGATGTAGCAGGTGATGGTACTACTACAGCTACTGTACTTGCTCAAGCGCTACTTACAGAAGGTCTAAAAGCAGTTGCTGCAGGTATGAGCCCTATGGATCTAAAAAGAGGTATTGATAAGGCTGCTGCTAAATTAGTAGAAGAGCTAAAAGTATTTTCTAAGCCTTGTTCAGATACTAAATCTATCGAGCAAGTGGGTACAATCTCTGCTAACTCTGATTCTACTGTAGGTAAGCTTATCGCTGAAGCTATGGCAAAAGTTGGTAAAGAAGGTGTAATCACTGTAGAAGAAGGCAAGGGCTTTGAAGATGAGCTTGATGTCGTAGAAGGTATGCAATTTAATAGAGGTTATTTATCTCCATATTTTGCGACAAACCAAGAGAATATGACTACTGATTTAGAAAGCCCATATATTTTACTAGTTGATAAGAAAATCTCTAATATTCGTGAGTTACTTCCAGTATTAGAAGGTGTTTCTAAGTCAGGTAAAGCTCTACTGATCATCGCTGAAGATGTTGAGAGTGAAGCTTTAGCTACTTTAGTTGTTAATAATATGCGTGGTGTAGTGAAGGTATGTGCAGTCAAAGCTCCTGGTTTTGGTGATAGAAGAAAAGCTATGCTAGAAGATATCGCGATCTTAACAGGTGCTACAGTTATCTCTGAAGATCTAGGTATGAAGCTAGAAGAAGCCAATATGGAGCACTTAGGTACAGCTAGTAGAGTACAAGTATCTAAAGATGATACTACTATCATTGACGGTGCTGGTAATAAAGATGCTATTGCTAATAGAGTTAACCAACTTAAAGCAAATGTTGCTGAAGCTACTTCTGATTATGATAAAGAGAAGCTACAAGAAAGACTAGCTAAGCTATCGGGAGGTGTTGCTGTAATTAGAGTTGGTGCTGTTACAGAAGCTGAGATGAAAGAGAAAAAAGATCGTGTGGATGATGCTCTTCATGCAACTCGTGCAGCTGTAGAAGAAGGTATCGTTGCTGGTGGTGGTGTTGCTCTTATCAGAGCTCAAAAAGCTCTTGATGGCTTAACTGGTGATAATGATGACCAAAATCACGGTATCGCATTACTTAAAAAAGCAATCGAAGCACCATTAAGACAAATCGTATCAAATGCTGGCGGTGAGTCTTCTGTAGTTGTTAACGAAGTAAAAGCTAAAGAAGGTAACTATGGCTATAATGCTGCTAATGATACTTATGGTGATATGGTTGAGATGGGTATCTTAGATCCTACTAAAGTTACTCGTTCAGCTCTACAACATGCTGCATCAATCGCTGGTCTTA
- a CDS encoding FeoA domain-containing protein, whose product MSKYKTKTQYLIRGYLHNCPVAYRNRLLSLGLLPGKILEIKRKAIFGGPCQVSVRNADISIRIKELDLLDLEEIKS is encoded by the coding sequence ATGTCAAAGTACAAGACTAAAACACAATATTTAATTAGAGGATATCTTCATAATTGTCCTGTCGCATACAGAAATAGACTTTTATCTTTAGGGTTATTACCTGGTAAAATCCTTGAGATCAAGCGCAAAGCTATTTTTGGTGGCCCATGCCAAGTCAGTGTAAGAAATGCTGATATTTCAATACGTATAAAAGAGCTAGATTTATTAGATCTAGAGGAGATCAAATCATGA
- a CDS encoding beta-ketoacyl synthase chain length factor, with protein MKFYIDSLLVIAQGKNDISDFKDVSYLEMIKQDINIDTSLIATAIRRRCSKSSKIALLVSIPQIHKYKIGAVVFASQHGELANTLSIFKDISNQEILSPNSFSQSVHNTPSGLLSIQHKLKIPFNSIAAGTETFEMGLIDAVTQLQDHDSVLFTCYDDNVPEVFDELNISDNLAYGISFVISREPLSLSSMGLKLETNNNKTLLQKFNQLPSAIIFANWHACNEFKPLFLKSISIEKM; from the coding sequence ATGAAGTTTTATATAGATTCATTGCTAGTCATAGCTCAAGGAAAGAATGATATCTCTGATTTTAAAGATGTATCATACCTTGAAATGATAAAACAGGACATCAACATCGATACTAGCCTAATAGCTACAGCCATTAGAAGAAGATGTAGTAAATCTAGCAAAATCGCTCTTTTAGTATCCATACCTCAAATCCATAAATATAAAATAGGTGCTGTAGTATTCGCATCTCAGCATGGCGAACTAGCAAATACATTATCCATATTTAAAGATATCTCTAATCAAGAAATCCTTTCACCAAATTCGTTTTCTCAATCAGTACATAATACTCCTTCTGGACTCCTATCAATCCAACATAAACTAAAAATACCTTTTAACTCAATAGCTGCTGGTACCGAGACTTTTGAAATGGGCTTAATTGACGCTGTCACGCAATTACAAGACCATGATAGTGTTTTATTTACTTGTTATGATGATAATGTACCGGAAGTATTTGATGAACTTAATATATCAGATAATCTTGCTTATGGAATTAGTTTTGTCATATCAAGAGAACCACTATCACTGTCAAGTATGGGCTTAAAATTAGAAACTAATAACAACAAAACATTATTACAAAAATTTAATCAACTCCCATCTGCGATTATTTTTGCAAACTGGCATGCTTGTAATGAATTTAAACCATTATTTTTGAAGAGCATATCTATAGAGAAGATGTAA
- a CDS encoding ApeP family dehydratase yields MHNISDLIPHEPPMRLVDEFIGFEDNTVQCRAIVTDDNIFFDKQLDGIPHWVAVEIMAQTAASYGRASKLAASIVSTNEPPVAFLLSVRGYKTDVKRYKTGSVLDIFAECIILDKGTGVFSCKVVLDQQEVASLTINAYQPQSFEDVKKVISREI; encoded by the coding sequence ATGCATAATATTTCCGATTTGATACCTCATGAACCACCTATGAGGCTTGTTGATGAATTTATTGGTTTCGAAGACAATACGGTGCAGTGTAGAGCTATTGTGACAGATGATAATATATTCTTCGATAAGCAATTAGATGGTATACCACACTGGGTAGCGGTTGAAATCATGGCTCAAACCGCTGCTTCCTATGGCAGAGCTAGTAAGCTTGCTGCATCTATTGTTAGCACTAATGAACCCCCAGTAGCATTTTTACTGAGTGTGAGAGGTTATAAGACAGATGTTAAAAGATATAAAACGGGTAGTGTTTTAGATATATTTGCTGAATGTATTATTCTTGATAAAGGGACAGGGGTATTCAGTTGCAAAGTAGTGTTGGATCAACAAGAGGTTGCATCACTTACAATCAATGCCTATCAGCCACAAAGTTTTGAAGATGTAAAAAAAGTTATTAGTAGAGAAATATAA
- a CDS encoding NAD(P)/FAD-dependent oxidoreductase — MLNNNLKTTVAIIGAGPSGSVAAAILVKKGYDVIIIGRQIFPRFSIGESLLSQSMQYFEEAEMLDIIKQQAMFQHKNGAAFNNNTDYISIDFNQKFTAGYGDTFQVKRGIFDKALADKAQELGTKIFYNTEVIHVAEEIDSITLTIKNLETQEQYKLEADFILDTSGFGRVLPKLLNLEKPSNFLMHQSYFCHIEDNITDESFDRNKILISVHPEHRDIWYWLIPFADGTSSIDVVAKPKSFIDNNTNIQNLDSFIKQIPYLANLTSTSTLKSDVQTIKGYLANVSKLYGERFALLGNAAEFLDPEFSSGITIAVKSVSLAVNALDRHLKGIEVDWQKEFVDELYIGINTFREFVSAWYDGSLQDIIFHKNSSQNIKEQIVSILAGYA; from the coding sequence ATGCTTAATAATAATTTAAAAACTACTGTTGCAATAATTGGAGCTGGTCCATCTGGCTCAGTTGCAGCAGCAATACTAGTCAAAAAAGGTTATGATGTAATTATCATTGGAAGACAAATATTCCCAAGATTCTCGATTGGTGAGAGCCTCTTATCCCAATCAATGCAGTATTTTGAAGAAGCTGAGATGCTTGATATTATCAAACAACAAGCGATGTTTCAGCATAAAAATGGAGCTGCTTTTAATAATAATACCGACTATATTTCTATAGATTTTAATCAAAAATTTACAGCAGGTTATGGTGATACTTTTCAGGTTAAACGAGGGATTTTCGACAAAGCTTTAGCTGATAAAGCTCAAGAGTTAGGTACAAAAATATTTTATAATACTGAAGTTATCCATGTAGCTGAAGAAATAGATAGTATCACTCTAACCATCAAAAATCTTGAAACCCAAGAACAATATAAATTAGAAGCTGACTTCATACTTGATACTAGTGGTTTTGGAAGAGTACTACCAAAATTACTTAATCTTGAAAAACCTTCTAACTTTCTAATGCACCAATCATATTTTTGTCATATAGAAGATAATATTACTGATGAAAGTTTCGATCGCAATAAAATTCTTATAAGTGTTCATCCAGAGCATCGAGATATTTGGTACTGGCTAATACCTTTCGCTGACGGAACATCATCTATCGACGTAGTTGCGAAGCCAAAAAGCTTCATTGATAACAATACCAATATACAAAATCTTGATAGCTTTATAAAACAAATACCATATTTAGCAAACTTAACATCAACCTCGACACTCAAATCTGATGTTCAAACTATCAAAGGTTACTTAGCAAATGTTTCTAAACTTTATGGCGAAAGATTTGCCTTGCTTGGTAATGCCGCTGAATTTTTAGACCCAGAATTTTCATCAGGTATAACCATTGCTGTTAAATCCGTATCCTTAGCAGTAAATGCTCTTGATAGACATCTAAAAGGTATCGAAGTCGACTGGCAAAAAGAATTTGTTGATGAATTATATATAGGTATTAATACTTTTAGAGAATTTGTTAGTGCTTGGTATGATGGAAGTTTACAAGATATTATATTTCATAAAAATAGTAGTCAAAATATAAAAGAACAAATTGTATCAATCTTAGCTGGATATGCTTGA
- the feoB gene encoding Fe(2+) transporter permease subunit FeoB — translation MRYALVGNPNCGKTTIFNVLTGLNQKVGNWSGVTVDKKVGYFKVDNQQVEIVDIPGIYSLSASDNSSIDEQIAFNYVIQEKPDAIINVLDASNLERSMYLTIQLLELNVPMILAINMVDVANKNGVVINFDGLSKLLGINVFPVIGSKGVGINELKNALIKPQLTPHYDLRSHYSKDILALDNQLQQLRQSDIANLWLAGELYEGRTIQLEHDSPDIDINALLTEHAKLITNSGHKIPEIRYSIVDDIIEKTVNYTTSKSRRNITQILDSVCMNQFLGIPVFLMMMYLMFFFSITFGSAVQPLFDDFTASIFIDGIAYYSNAIGLPEQLTMILSQGLGTGINTVLAFIPQIGFLFIFLSLLEDSGYMSRAAFVIDRFMQSIGLSGKAFVPMIVGFGCNVASIMASRTLETREDRLMTIMMAPFMSCGARLAIFSVFATAFFPEHGASVIFLLYLLGIIAAILTGYVIKFTFLKNEATPFVLDIPKYHLPHFSTIMLYSWNRLKSFILKAGKVIVPIAIIIGSLNSINVTKNESALNYAGKKITPIFAPMGVSDDNWQATVGLMTGVLAKEVVVGTLNTLYTQDDSQGIPDSYSVTDNFKNAIYTTWDNLFNMDLNPITSNEADANMSSSAMGNMTSKFSSGLAAFSYLLFVLLYIPCISVIGATVRESTRGWAILSILWSSTIAYTSAVVVYQLGNIFNTPDKSIIYSTIAIIGLGIVIAIMRYLSTRIKFVANLTGCSTCQVRK, via the coding sequence ATGAGATATGCCTTAGTAGGTAATCCAAATTGTGGTAAGACAACAATATTTAATGTCCTTACAGGACTTAACCAAAAAGTTGGAAATTGGTCTGGTGTTACAGTAGATAAAAAAGTAGGATATTTTAAAGTTGACAATCAACAAGTTGAAATTGTTGATATTCCTGGCATATACAGTCTATCAGCATCAGATAATAGCTCTATAGATGAGCAAATAGCTTTTAACTATGTTATTCAAGAAAAACCTGATGCTATCATAAATGTGTTAGATGCATCTAATCTTGAAAGAAGCATGTATCTGACTATTCAGCTATTAGAGCTAAATGTACCTATGATTTTAGCTATCAATATGGTTGATGTTGCTAATAAAAATGGCGTCGTAATTAATTTTGATGGCTTGTCTAAACTCTTAGGAATAAATGTTTTTCCTGTGATAGGATCAAAAGGTGTAGGTATAAATGAGCTTAAAAATGCTCTTATAAAGCCTCAATTAACCCCACATTATGACTTAAGATCTCACTACTCCAAAGATATATTAGCATTAGATAATCAATTACAACAACTACGCCAATCTGATATTGCAAATCTATGGTTAGCAGGGGAGCTCTATGAGGGTAGAACTATTCAGTTAGAGCATGACTCTCCGGATATTGATATTAATGCTCTACTTACTGAACATGCTAAGCTAATAACAAACTCAGGACATAAGATACCTGAAATTCGTTATAGTATTGTTGATGACATTATTGAAAAAACTGTAAATTATACAACTTCAAAATCTCGTAGAAATATAACCCAAATACTAGATTCTGTGTGTATGAATCAATTTTTAGGTATACCTGTATTTCTTATGATGATGTATCTAATGTTCTTTTTCTCAATTACGTTTGGATCTGCTGTTCAACCTTTATTTGATGACTTTACAGCATCAATATTTATAGATGGTATAGCATACTACTCAAATGCTATTGGTCTACCTGAACAGTTGACTATGATACTCTCTCAAGGCTTAGGTACCGGTATTAATACTGTTCTTGCTTTTATTCCGCAAATAGGATTCTTGTTTATATTCCTATCGCTGCTCGAAGACTCTGGATATATGTCAAGAGCTGCTTTTGTCATAGATAGATTTATGCAATCTATAGGATTATCTGGTAAAGCTTTTGTACCAATGATAGTTGGATTTGGGTGTAATGTTGCTTCAATAATGGCATCTAGAACATTAGAAACACGAGAAGATCGTCTAATGACTATTATGATGGCACCATTTATGTCATGTGGAGCTAGACTTGCTATCTTCTCGGTATTCGCAACTGCATTTTTTCCAGAGCATGGAGCATCTGTAATATTTTTATTATATTTACTAGGAATTATCGCTGCAATTTTAACTGGATATGTTATTAAGTTTACATTCCTAAAAAATGAAGCAACTCCTTTTGTACTAGATATACCAAAATATCACTTACCACACTTTAGTACAATTATGCTTTATAGCTGGAATCGCTTAAAATCATTCATACTTAAAGCTGGTAAAGTTATTGTCCCAATAGCTATTATTATTGGTAGCCTAAATAGTATAAATGTTACTAAAAACGAATCCGCTCTTAACTATGCTGGTAAAAAAATAACTCCAATATTTGCACCTATGGGAGTTAGTGATGATAACTGGCAAGCTACTGTTGGCTTAATGACTGGAGTACTTGCAAAAGAGGTCGTTGTAGGTACGTTAAACACTCTTTATACGCAAGATGATAGTCAAGGTATTCCTGATAGCTACAGCGTTACCGATAACTTCAAAAATGCTATTTATACAACTTGGGATAACCTTTTCAACATGGACCTAAACCCAATCACAAGTAATGAGGCAGATGCTAATATGAGTAGCTCTGCTATGGGTAATATGACAAGTAAATTTAGCTCTGGGCTAGCTGCATTTTCATATTTACTATTCGTTCTATTATATATACCTTGTATATCTGTAATTGGTGCTACAGTTAGAGAATCTACTCGAGGCTGGGCAATATTATCTATATTATGGAGTTCAACTATTGCCTACACTTCTGCTGTAGTTGTATATCAGCTTGGCAATATATTTAACACACCAGACAAATCAATTATATATAGCACAATTGCCATAATTGGATTAGGTATTGTAATTGCTATAATGAGGTATCTCTCAACTAGAATCAAGTTTGTAGCAAATTTAACTGGTTGCTCAACTTGCCAAGTTAGAAAATAA
- a CDS encoding beta-ketoacyl-ACP synthase: MSDNEIYLNSLGIINCLGDSKQVLLQSLLNNQTGLVTDKKLLSGRKTIVGQVNDKILPEIPHRLKEFDCRNNQIALHACMQIDQDIGRIIDKYGAGRIAVVCGTSTSGIDNGERALTNKFISGQFPKEFSYKQEETAGLSEFLREYYQLENIAFTISTACSSSGKAFASAARLLKQGLCDAVIVVGCDTLCELTLNGFDCLDAISQKLCLPFHNQRDGINIGEGAAAFIMSRDCSEIVLLGVGESSDGYHITAPDPSGEGAKLAMIQALNSANLAPDDIGYLNLHGTATILNDNMESKAIRDIFKVPVACSSTKSLTGHTLGAAAATEVGICWLLLSDNYNPNKKLLKQYDSDKDIISDIGIITSDIRYHKPNFMSNSFAFGGNNVSVIIGKK, from the coding sequence ATGAGTGACAATGAAATCTATCTAAATTCGCTAGGTATAATTAATTGTTTAGGTGATTCTAAACAAGTTCTTTTGCAATCATTGCTTAATAATCAAACCGGTTTGGTAACTGATAAGAAGCTATTGTCGGGTCGCAAGACAATCGTAGGGCAAGTAAATGATAAGATACTCCCAGAAATTCCTCACCGATTAAAAGAATTTGACTGTCGTAATAATCAAATAGCGCTTCATGCATGTATGCAAATAGATCAAGATATAGGTAGAATTATAGATAAATATGGAGCTGGTAGAATAGCTGTGGTTTGCGGTACTAGTACATCAGGTATAGATAATGGTGAACGAGCTTTAACTAATAAGTTTATATCAGGCCAATTTCCTAAAGAATTTAGCTACAAGCAAGAGGAAACTGCAGGCCTAAGTGAGTTTTTGCGAGAATATTATCAACTTGAAAATATTGCGTTTACGATATCAACGGCTTGTTCATCAAGTGGTAAAGCATTTGCCTCAGCTGCTAGATTATTAAAACAGGGCTTGTGTGATGCAGTTATTGTCGTTGGTTGTGATACTCTTTGTGAGTTAACGTTAAATGGCTTTGATTGTTTAGATGCTATATCTCAAAAATTGTGTTTACCTTTTCATAATCAAAGAGATGGTATAAATATAGGTGAAGGTGCTGCAGCGTTTATTATGTCTAGAGATTGCTCAGAAATAGTACTTTTAGGTGTTGGGGAATCATCAGATGGTTATCATATTACAGCTCCAGATCCTAGTGGTGAAGGCGCTAAATTAGCTATGATACAGGCATTGAATTCAGCAAATCTAGCTCCTGATGATATCGGTTATCTAAATTTGCATGGTACAGCAACCATACTAAATGATAATATGGAAAGTAAAGCAATAAGGGATATATTTAAGGTTCCTGTTGCGTGTAGCTCTACTAAATCTTTGACAGGTCACACACTAGGTGCAGCGGCAGCTACAGAGGTCGGGATATGTTGGTTATTATTATCAGATAATTATAATCCTAACAAAAAACTACTAAAGCAATACGATTCAGATAAGGATATTATTTCTGATATTGGTATAATAACTAGTGATATTCGATACCACAAGCCAAATTTTATGAGTAATTCGTTTGCTTTTGGTGGTAATAACGTAAGTGTAATTATAGGAAAGAAATAG
- a CDS encoding co-chaperone GroES gives MNIRPLQDRVLVRRAEEETKSVGGIILTGSAQEKPSQGEVVAVGNGKKLDNGSTQPMDVKVGDKVLFGKYSGSEVKVNDETLLMMREDDIMGIIG, from the coding sequence ATGAACATTCGTCCATTACAAGACAGAGTATTAGTACGTCGTGCAGAAGAAGAAACAAAATCTGTAGGTGGAATTATCTTAACAGGTAGTGCTCAAGAAAAGCCAAGTCAAGGTGAGGTTGTAGCTGTTGGGAATGGTAAGAAATTAGACAACGGTTCTACTCAGCCAATGGATGTCAAAGTAGGCGATAAAGTACTATTTGGTAAATATTCAGGCAGTGAAGTGAAAGTAAATGATGAGACTCTTCTGATGATGAGAGAAGATGACATCATGGGTATTATCGGATAA
- the fabG gene encoding 3-oxoacyl-ACP reductase FabG translates to MKRILVTGASKGIGKAIALKLAAENRHITIHYNTDKVGAENVRDSILDKGFQADIISFDISNNQQTEQAIGEYIENQGAFYGVINNAGLCRDTAFPAMTKDDWSRVIDTNLDGFYNVLKPCIMPMIQLRKGGRIITMASVSGIVGNRGQVNYSAAKAGIIGATKALAVELAKRKITVNCIAPGLIDTEMTDDIEHYDEIIKHIPMKRAGSVEEVASLTEYLMSDVAAYITRQVISINGGLV, encoded by the coding sequence ATGAAAAGAATATTAGTCACAGGTGCGAGTAAAGGAATCGGTAAGGCGATAGCACTGAAACTAGCGGCTGAAAATAGGCATATAACTATACACTACAACACTGACAAAGTTGGTGCTGAAAACGTTCGTGATAGTATTCTTGATAAGGGTTTTCAAGCGGATATTATAAGTTTTGATATCTCTAATAATCAGCAGACAGAACAAGCTATTGGCGAGTATATCGAAAATCAAGGTGCATTTTATGGAGTGATTAATAATGCCGGTCTTTGTAGGGATACTGCATTTCCAGCAATGACAAAAGATGATTGGTCAAGAGTCATAGATACTAATCTGGATGGTTTTTATAATGTTTTAAAGCCTTGTATTATGCCAATGATACAGCTTAGAAAAGGTGGCAGGATTATTACTATGGCTTCTGTATCTGGTATCGTGGGTAATAGAGGGCAGGTCAACTATAGTGCTGCAAAAGCTGGTATTATTGGAGCTACAAAAGCTTTGGCTGTAGAGTTAGCAAAAAGAAAAATTACAGTAAATTGTATAGCACCAGGTTTGATAGATACAGAAATGACGGATGATATTGAGCATTATGATGAGATTATTAAGCATATACCAATGAAAAGGGCAGGTAGTGTAGAAGAGGTGGCAAGCTTAACAGAGTATCTGATGTCGGATGTTGCAGCTTATATAACAAGACAGGTAATTTCTATTAATGGAGGACTTGTCTAA